The Cydia fagiglandana chromosome 14, ilCydFagi1.1, whole genome shotgun sequence genome contains the following window.
TCTTGGTTTAGCATTTCTTCTCTTCTTTCTTGGTTTAGAGttttttgttaattttcttGTCTTGGGTTTTCTACGTCTTTTTCTTCTTGGTTTAGAGtttcttttctttcttcttGTCTTGGGTTTTCTTCGTTTCTTTCTTCTTCTCTTCTGTTTTCCAGGTTTATTACTTCCAGTTCTACTACAGGttgttgtttaatatttttaggttCTAAGATCTTTGCATTAGATTTGAGAAAGTTACATCTCTTCGCTCTGTGATACGTCGTTTTTCTTCATCCCAAGACGGTATCCAGTAGGGGAGTATCCGACCATAAGGAATTTCTCAGATCTTTTGTCGAGTTTACTCAGGTTTCCAAGTATTTTACTGTGTGTTGTAAAAGTATAGCGAACACTTCAATCAAACAACAAGATCAAGCAATGACTGACTCTTTATTTTTATAGACGGGTAGGCCTACAAAATACAGAATCGCTCCTTACCCACATATACATAATATGACATCTTCCCttttcaaaaatacaaaaaagagaaaaaaaattacaaatcaaAATTCATACagcatgcatttttttttacattttttttatatcaatacattaaagacatctgaaataaatttaattattttgcaGACTCTATTAATAATAGTAAGTAATTGTAATTGCATAATAATAACAAGTATCATAACATACGGAATAATAGCACATTAGGTTAACAACAGGTTTCGTTTTGTAATAACAAAAAGTACCTATTTTTTCCATAATACTACTTAGAATTacaggtaggtatttatatagtGACAAAATACACCAATCGCATTCACAATTAACTATATGAGAAACAATACCTACTACGTATATCAGTTGGCATTTAAAAAGTATACAATAATGAACTTCTATTCATCATTAGTTTAATGTTATAAGGATTAATTAcagaaaaacaatattttacattattacaGATTAGTTTTTGTTATTGCACAACAGGCTATTCAAAACTCGACTTAGTCGCTAGGCAAAAAGGTTTACATTGCTATGGCAtctacatttacttaaaaacttaCAAATAATAGTTCATGCaaacatataagtaggtacctaaaatagaATTGCAGTTTTTGTTTAGTAGGTACATCGTAATACAGTTTTACTTATATACTAATTTCAATTCTTATTACGACAAatatgttgttttaaatttgtttaattaataatacaatAGGTATTTTTGTGTACATGTAAATTATTTGGGATGCGTCTCCCGTCCTTCGTTGAACATCGACATCTGTTGTTAGGTCCAGTTACCCCACCTATCTGGAGCCCTCACTATCCTGCCGGAACGAGTAACAAGATTATTACCGTTAGTTGGTACAGTGCTGTTTACAATGTGTGGAGCAGTGTCAGCACTTGATAACGGGGATGGCATTACGTCATCGAAATCAAAGAATGAATCCATATCAGGCGAGTCACTTCTGTGCGGCGAGTCGCTAATTATATGTCGACGATTTCTAATTATTTCGTTACCGTTTAACAACTTAATTTTATAACTGCGTGGGcctaaaacttttaaaatggttcCAGATGACCAACCTTTTTTATTTGGATCCAATAGAACTTTAACTTTATCCGCCACCGATAAAATAGGCAAGTTTTTAGCGTTACGATCGTAGTATTTTTTCTGTATATGTTTTTTAtgaagtaacttattttttacgtaatttagAATTTTTGGTTTTAAGAGCTTTGGACACATTGGAATTATACTTCTCATTTTTCTACTTTGCAGTAGTTGAGCTGGTGATGCTAAATCATTAGATAAAGGCGTATTTAAATATTCTAGAAGACCCAGCCTGTAATCAGTGCGATTTTCActtgttttaattataatatttttaacagttTGTACCGTCCTTTCTATCTGACCATTAGACTGTGCATATCTTGGAGACGACTTTTTATGAGTGAATTGCCATTCATCAGCAAACTTTTTGaaacttaatatttttaacagttTGTACCGTCCTTTCTATCTGACCATTAGACTGTGCATATCTTGGAGACGACTTTTTATGAGTGAATTGCCATTCATCAGCAAACTTTTTGAAACTTAAGGATGTAAACTGAGGTCCACCGTCTGACATAACTATGCTAGGTATCCCTTGGCGACAAAATATATCTTTAAGAGCTGATATTACGTAATCAGATGTTGTTGACGACAACCTAGTAATTTCTATAAACTTACTGTAGTAGTCAACTACTAATAAATAGTCAACCCCTTGTGTCTGAAACAAATCCACGCCTATCTTGACCCACGGTTCATCTGGAATTTCATGTGGAATCAATTCTTCCTTTTGATTATTTTTCCTATGCGACAAACAtatattacaattatttatCAAGTTGTCTATATCATTAGTAATGCATGGCCAAAACATTATTTCTCTCGCTCGTAATTTACATTTTTCCTTGCCCATGTGCCCTATATGTAGTTTTGTTAACATATCCTTTCTAGTGAGACCTAGGTATAACTATCCTATCCCCTTTCCAAACTAACCCTTGTCCCACAGTTAACTCATCCCTGTAAGTCCAATAAGGCCTTAATACGTCTGCTAAATCTTTTTTATCATTCGGCCAcccttttaaaatacatttcctTAACTGTACTAGTTCGTCGTCGGTGTCAGTTTGTTTTTGTAACGCGACGAACTGGTGGTCGGTGATGTGGTCGTCGGCGACCAAGGCCAGCGCGCGCTCCACAACGCACACCTCGTCGTGCAGCGCCTCGCGGCCAGCATGCTCGACGCTCGCGCCCGGCTCGTATGCGCGCGACAGCGTGTCCGCTATATACAGATGTTTACCTGGCTTATATACCAAATTAAACGTATAACGCTGCAACCTTAATAACATTCTTTGTAGGCGAGATGGCGAGTCCACTATAGGCTTTTTAATTATACTAATAATGGTTTATGATCGGTCTCGATCGTTATATCCGATCTTCCATATATGTACGGATAAAATCGCTCACATGCAAACAAACAGGCATACAACTCCTTTTCAATCTGTGCGTATTTTTGCTCCGTTTTGGTTAACGACTTGGAAGCATAGCATACGGGTAGGTTATTTTGCATCAGACAACAGCCAAGGCCGCTTTTACTCGCATCTACTGAAATGACTATTGGCTGATTCATGCTATAATACTGTAACACTGGTCTCTTCATCAAGCATTCTTTAAGATCATTAAAACATTTACTCTGAGACTCATCCCAATGCCATTCAATTTCCTTTTTTAATAACTCTCTTAATGGTTGAGTCTTATCTGATAAATTTGGTATGAACGTTCCTACGTACGTAATAAGCCCTAAAAATCGTTCAATATCTTTCCTATTCACGGGTGTAGGCATATTTTTAATTGCTGTTATGTGTGAGTCATCCGGGCctaattttataaagctacaagttacaatttacaagcggaagtctctttctgaccctatgtgttagaaagagacttccgcttgtaaattgtaacttgtagctttataaaatagccCACCGGACTCAGACCGTCCTTTGTTATTCGATGTCCTAAATACTTTATCTCTTGCAAACCAAACCGACATTTATTTCTATTAAGCTTAAGGTTCACTTTCACACACCTCTCCAACACATTTTTCAACCGCTGATCATGCTCCTCCTTAGTACGGCCATACACCAATAAATCATctatgtacatacataataataataataatccgcagggcagcttgtggcgagctgttggggagtaacgaccccacggacccgagtgctcccgagagtcggttagggtctccgtctccggcgtgtcttcatcggtcggagtggaccccaaggggacccgcaggactctcagctctggcttgccttcattggccgtccagagaggagtcgctagagctatatgctccaggggtggaagtgaaagatgcataagacgcgagttggcacagtggctgttaacagccactgggtagaaagcggcgcacacctctcgacacccctgagccgttcacaccgatgttgctcctggtcgtcttcgcgacggcagtttcaggggcccatctagtcggcggcaagtcaccacctgcctcgataacgtgtgttagcattgttatggcaggtgtccgaactctttacaatagcccagtctcattgtccacccaaacttcaatccatagaccggtatactattcacttttgctacaatagtcccaatgcctgctgagaccggtgtcatgggtgtctattgttgcacctgtgaacgggttccagcaggcgttctacatgacattaaagctctccaaggggcctctacgtgttggatctgtgtccccacgcaagcctatcaaaaaaccgggattataggcccgtgatatccaaaagGAGATacataataatccaatattactatggaataatattaacttcaataaattgctctgataattagcttaagataatatattattatgtaaaacgttcataagtgcttgttactaggcctacatgaataaagtatttttgactttgacttgacTTGACATACCCCTTCAATATCATCAAAATGTTCATATATCTTTTTGTGAAAGACTTCAGACGCCGAACAGATTCCATATGGCATTCTTAAAAACTTGTACCTTCCAAAAGGCGTATTAAATGTACAATACCTACTAGTCTCGTCTAGCCGCACCTGCCAGAAACCTGAGCTCGCGTCAAGGGTACTAAAGTACCGCGCGCCTGACAAATTTGACACTATCTCATCGATGGTAATCTTTTATCGCAAATGGTAATTTCCTCGGTGCATGAATTACCGGTGCCGCATCTGATTTTAACTGAATTTTATACTCGCCAGGAAGACAACCTATACCATGAAAAACATCACTGAATTCCTTTATAAAATCCGGAAAATCATCATTTGACTGCTCCACAGACATAACTCGCCGGACCAAATTTAACTCTTTACACGCGTCCCGTCCAAGGATCGGCGCGGAATCTAAATCAACAATTTTAAACTCTAATACATATAAATCTTTTTTATATCTGACTCGTAAGAAAATCTTTCCTATGACATTAATACCAGCACCGGAGTACTCTGTAAGTCTtgtatttgtttttaacaaatcCTCACTCGCAATACCTAATTTCATCAAATAACCCTTGGGGAGTATGTTAACCTGTGCCCCCGTATCCAATTTAAAACTCACTGGTacattatttagttttaattccGTGTTCCACTCATCACAACAGTCACAAGGtcgattattaatattatttacctgGTCCTCAGACTCTTCCACCATGTACACCCTGCACAATGCAAAATGATTCGGTCTGGAACATTTCATAGAGCTCCTGCCGTATCTGCCGGACAGTCGTACTTTTTGTGCACACCGCCACACTGGCCGCACCGCCCTCCGCGATGCGCGTACGGCGCGCGGTGTTGAGCGCCGGCCGGACCCACGCCCGACGCGCCACCGCGCCCTGCGCCAGGCACCCATCCGCGCCCGCGCCATCCTCGTCCAGAACTCGTACCACGACTCGATTTTGCCTCGACTTTCGCACCTGACCGATTTATCTCGTATACTTCTTTGTTAGCTACCGCACACACTTCGTTACTTTTTATTTCACTAGTACACTCTCGTTTAATGTCCTCCGAATACATTTTCGTCACTATAGCAGCCCGACATATTTCTAACGCTTTACTTAGCGTTAGGTCGTCCTCGCGTAGCAACCGCTCCCTAATCGCTGCACTGACGATTCTGCATATGAGTCTATCTTTTATTAACCCGTCGTTTAGGTTACCAAACTCGCATGACTGAGCCAACTTTCTCAATTCAAAGACGTATTGGTCTATGGACTCATTTTCACCTTGTTGACGAGTAAAAAACCGATGACGCTCGAccgttacattttttttcgctttaAAATGCTTATCGACTAGACCTATTAAGGTCGCTAATGTTGTACATTTCGTCGTACTTTGTTCTATTATCTCACGGCACTGTTCCCCTACGACGTGTAAAAAAATGTTCATTTGAATATCTTCCGTTTTCTTATTAATTTCACATGCCTTAACGTATATTTGAAAACCATTTTTCCACTTCTCCCAGGATTCACACAAACTGCCAAACGCCATATTGGTTATATTCTCCTCGAACTTAAACGGCAACGGGGGAGTAAGAACCGATTCCATCTTGGGTTTTATTTTAGAACTTCCTTAGTATCTTAACGTTTTGGTCTTCTGACTTCCAAATTATGC
Protein-coding sequences here:
- the LOC134671016 gene encoding uncharacterized protein LOC134671016; protein product: MESVLTPPLPFKFEENITNMAFGSLCESWEKWKNGFQIYVKACEINKKTEDIQMNIFLHVVGEQCREIIEQSTTKCTTLATLIGLVDKHFKAKKNVTVERHRFFTRQQGENESIDQYVFELRKLAQSCEFGNLNDGLIKDRLICRIVSAAIRERLLREDDLTLSKALEICRAAIVTKMYSEDIKRECTSEIKSNEVCAVANKEVYEINRSGAKVEAKSSRGTSSGRGWRGRGWVPGAGRGGASGVGPAGAQHRAPYAHRGGRCGQCGGVHKKYDCPADTAGAL